AGAACATGCGTATCACCAAATTTAATCAGGCAGGAGCCTTCGGCATATTTGCTGACACCGGTTTCAATGGTGACGTCGCGAAGCTGATCAAGGGAACGACCGGAAGGACGCATAAAGGGAACCTCGTAAGAAAATGATTAAACCAGCCGGCAGGATGGCAGGCCAGATCCTGAATGCGGCCAAGCTAATGGCCCCACCTGCAAAGGTCCAGCATTTTCCCCGGTTTCTTGCCGGTTTGATCACCCCGACAGGCCCATATGCCTGCAAAGATGCAAATATGTGGCCCCTGCCCCCATCCAGCCTGCAATTGACGCCGCGAAAGGGGCTGTCTAAATTCGAAGGATTGCACAAAACCGTATTTGACAGGGTCTTGAATGGCACTTTTGGACAACACAATGCTGGGTGATCTGAATGAACGATCCCGCGAGGTGTTCCGTCAGATCGTTGATGCCTATGTCGAAACCGGCGAACCGATCGGATCGCGCACCATTGCCCGGCGCCTTTCCGAAAAGCTTTCGGCGGCAACCGTGCGCAATGTCATGGCCGATCTTGAAGATCAGGGGCTTCTGGTTGCACCGCATATTTCGGCTGGCCGCCTGCCCAGCGAGAAGGGATTACGCCTTTTTGTCAATGCGCTGATGGAGGTGGGCGACCTGCCCAATGCCGAGCGCGACCAATTGACGAAAAACTGCGAACGCGCGGGTTATTCGCTTGATGAAATGCTGGGCGAAGCCACCAGCATGCTTTCGGGTCTGTCACGCTGTGCCGGTCTGGTTGTTGCACCAAAAACCGACGGGCTTCGCCTTAAACAGATCGAATTCGTGCCACTTTCGCCGGGCAAGGTACTGGCTGTACTGGTTTCGCAGAATGGCAGTGTGGAAAACCGCATTGTCGATGTGCCAACCAATATGCCGACCTCGGCATTGACAGAAGCGGCGAATTATCTAAATACGCAGCTAGCTGGAAAAACACTTGATGATGCACGCCTTCTGGTCGCACGCGAACGCGAACGCATCCAGACGGAGCTTGACGTTCTTTCCGCCAGCCTGATTGATGCAGGCATTGCAACCTGGGCAGGCGGGGTTAAGGATTCGTCGCTAATCATTAAGGGGCAATCACAGCTATTGGAGAATATTGCCACGATCGAGCAGCTTGAAACCGTCCGTCGACTGTTTAACGTTCTGGAAGCCCGCGATCAGATGATCGAACTTCTGGACGTCACATCGGAAGCGGAAGGGGTTCAGATTTTTATCGGGACCGAAAACAAGCTGTTTGGTGGATCGGGTTTGTCGATGGTGATATCGCCCTATCAGAACGCCGAAGGAAGCATTGTCGGCGCAATCGGGGTTGTCGGACCGACGCGGATCAATTATGCCCGCATAATTCCGCTGGTCGACTATACCGCCAAACTGGTCGGGCGACTGATTGGTTAATTTTATGTGGCGCTGCGTGTCAGGCCACACAACAAATGAAGGTAGTCCAACAATGACGGAAACCGCAAAAAACACCACCGAAGAAGAAATGCAGAACGCATCGCCGGCCGAACAGGTCGCCGCCGAGGAAGCCGCACAGGAAGACGTGGCACAGGACCAAGCTGATGCTGCTGGCAGCGCTGACGACGTGATTGCCGCCCTGCAGGCCGAAAATGCCGAGCTGAAAGACCGCCTGCTGCGCACCGCGGCCGAAGCCGAAAATATCCGCCGTCGCGCCAAGAAGGACGTCGAGGATTCGGCTAACTACGCCATTACCAAATTCGCACGCGACCTGCTTGATGTTGGCGATAACCTGCGCCGCGCCCTTGAGGCTGCTGGCGATGGTTCGCAGCAGAATGAAGCGATGAAAACGCTGATCGAAGGCGTTGAAATGACCGAGCGTACCCTTTTGAAATCGTTCGAGCAGAACGGCATCGAAAAGATGGAGCCGCTGGGCGAAAAGCTTGACCCGAACAAACACCAGGCTGTTTTTGAAATGCCAAGTGCTGAACATCCTGAAGGCCATGTCGCCCAGGTGATGCAGGCAGGTTATGTGCTGAAAGGTCGCCTTCTGCGCCCGGCCATGGTTGGCGTTGCCAAGGGTGCCGCCCCCGATACCAGCGCCGAGCCGGGCAGCAATGTTGATACTTCGGCCTGATCAAACGGCCCGATGTTAATTTTCAAAATGGCCCCGCGCACTTTGCCGGGGCCATTTTTTTTGCCTGCTTTTATGACGGCCTTTCTACCGGCACATCAGATTGGAGGGGGCATTTCAATGTTGTAAGCTACGCCCGGATTTTTGAAAGACCGGAGCAGCCATGAGCATTTCCAGCACCCTGATCGAGATATTGCGCAACGAGGCCGCACCGATTGTCATTCTGACGGGGGCCGGCATTTCGCGCGAAAGCGGTTTGCACACCTTTCGCGACCCGGATGGCATTTGGGCCAGATACGATATTTCCGAGGTTGCGACCCCCGAAGCCTTCATCGCCAATCCGGAACTGGTGCAGTCCTTTTACAATGACCGGCGCCAAATCCTGCATGATGCCAGCGTCATCCCCAATGCAGCGCATCAGGCCCTTGTCCGGCTGGAACAGGAATGGCCCGGTGAAGTGTTGCTGGTAACACAAAATATCGATGACCTGCATGGTCGCGCAGGCAGCAAAAACCTGATCCACATGCATGGTGAATTATTAAAAGTGCGCTGCAATCACTGCGATGCCATTTCACCCTGGCAGGATGATTTGGGTGCGGGCGATACATGCCCGGCCTGTGGCAAAACAGGCGGCCTTCGCCCGCATGTGGTGTGGTTTGGGGAAATGCCGCTGGAGATGGAGCGGATCTATCAGGCGCTTGAAAATTGCGGCCTTTTCATATCGATCGGCACATCGGGCAATGTTTATCCTGCGGCGGGGTTTGTTGAAGTTGCCCATCATCAGGCGCAGGCCGAGACTCTTGAAATCAACCTTGAGCCCAGCGACGGGGCCAGCCTGTTTGACCATGCCCTATATGGTCCGGCCACCAAATGCGTGCCTGAATTTGTCGATCAGTTACTGGGAAGGGCCAAAAACAGGTCGTAAAAGGCCTTTTCCCCTGCCGGGGTAAAATCGATCACGCGCGAATCGTTTAATCGCCTGGCCCAGCCAAGATCAAGCATACGTTGCAACAGCCCGGCACCCAAAGCCCCCGCCAGATGTGAACGCCGCATGCTCCAATCCAGGCATTCGCGGCATAACGGGCGGCGTAGCTGGCGCATTTCCGCCAGATCAAGGCCAAAACCTTCGATAAAGGTGGCACCCTGCCTGGTCAGGCGGATATCGCCAACATCATCAAATTCAACCACTTGATGTTGTTGCAGTTTCTCAAACAGGGTCACACCCATTTCACCCGCCAGATGGTCATAACAAATGCGGGCCTTGCGCAATGCAGGGTCACGCGGGCCTGTTCGCACCCGGTTATGGCCTGTACGCTGGGCAATCCCCATCAGAGTTTCCAGCAAATCGACAATATCGGGGTTACCAATGGTGAAATAGCGGTGCCGCCCCTGTTTGCGCGCAGCTAAAATGCCGCCTTCATGCAATTTCGCCAGATGTGAACTGGCCGTCTGGGCGGTAACACCAGCTTCAAGTGCCAGCTCGGTTGCCGTCAAGGCACGACCGGACATCAGCGCGGTCAGCATATTTGCCCGCGCCGGATCACCAATAAGTGCTGCCACACGGGCAATGTCCGGTCCTTCTTTCATAGTTCGATCCTAATCGAAACATTCCTGTCAAACAATCGCGATAATGGCGCCAACACCACAAGTTTTGGTCGCTGGAAAAACCATGAACCTGTCGCGAACCGCCTTTATCGGCGAACTGCTGTTATTGGGAATGTTGGCCCTGTTATGGGGCTCGTCCTATATTTTTATCAAAATTGCCGTGGCGGAAATTCCGCCCCTTACACTGATTGCTTTGCGCGTCAGCATTGCCGCGGTCTTTTTGACTGCCATTGTTTTCGGACAAAAACAGCATTTTCCGCGTGATGCGAAAATCTGGGCACACCTGCTGGTGCAGGCATTTTTCAATTCCATTGGCGCCTGGACAATCCTTGCCTGGGGCCAGCAATATGTCGATAGCGGCCTTGCCAGCGTCCTGAATTCGACATCGCCGGTTTTTCTGTTTTTCATCTCGCTGTTTCTCATCCACCGCGATCAGATAAACGGGTTAAAGCTTCTCGGGGCCCTAACGGGTCTGGGGGGCGTCATCCTTATTGTCGGCCCGGCTGCACTAAATGGTTTAGGGCAGCATCTTATGGGGCAACTGGCCGTTTTGACCGGTGCCTTTCTTTATGCCTGCAGTGCCCTTTATGGCAAAAAATTCACTGCCTTTGCCCCTTCCGTTACCGCAGCTGGCACCATGATCTGGGCGGCAATCTGGCTGATCCCGCTTTGCCTGGTTAACGATCACCCCTGGGCGTTGCGGCCATCCTTATCAGCCATTTCTGCTGTCATCATCCTGTCGGTCTTTTGTACCGGCGTGGCGTTGATGCTGTATTTCCGGCTGGTCAAAACACTGGGCCCCATGGGGGTTGTCAGCCAAAGCTATCTACGGGCCGGAATCGGCGTTTTTCTTGGCATTTTCATTCTGCACGAAACCCCGGGTCCACGAACACTGGCGGGCATTGCCATTGCGCTGGCCGGGGTTGTCATCCTGAACTGGCCAGAAAAGGCCAAACCGACACACTGACCCAACCCATTATCCTCCTCCCCCCTCCTGACATAGAAAAGAGATTCAAGATGCTGACCTGTTTTATCCGCTATGAAATTGACCCTTATAAAAAAGACGCCTTTGAAGAATATGCACGCAACTGGGGCCAGGCGATTCCGCGCTGCGGGGCAGATCTGATCGGTTATTTTGCACCCCATGAGGGCACAACCACCACCGCCTATGGCGTTTATACCCTGCCAAACCTTGCAGCTTACGAAGCCTATCGCACCCGCCTGATGGCCGACCCGCTAGGCCAAGAAAATTACCGATTCGCCAAAAAGGAACAATTCATTCGCCGCGAAGAACGAC
The window above is part of the Thalassospira marina genome. Proteins encoded here:
- the hrcA gene encoding heat-inducible transcriptional repressor HrcA, encoding MALLDNTMLGDLNERSREVFRQIVDAYVETGEPIGSRTIARRLSEKLSAATVRNVMADLEDQGLLVAPHISAGRLPSEKGLRLFVNALMEVGDLPNAERDQLTKNCERAGYSLDEMLGEATSMLSGLSRCAGLVVAPKTDGLRLKQIEFVPLSPGKVLAVLVSQNGSVENRIVDVPTNMPTSALTEAANYLNTQLAGKTLDDARLLVARERERIQTELDVLSASLIDAGIATWAGGVKDSSLIIKGQSQLLENIATIEQLETVRRLFNVLEARDQMIELLDVTSEAEGVQIFIGTENKLFGGSGLSMVISPYQNAEGSIVGAIGVVGPTRINYARIIPLVDYTAKLVGRLIG
- the grpE gene encoding nucleotide exchange factor GrpE, with the protein product MTETAKNTTEEEMQNASPAEQVAAEEAAQEDVAQDQADAAGSADDVIAALQAENAELKDRLLRTAAEAENIRRRAKKDVEDSANYAITKFARDLLDVGDNLRRALEAAGDGSQQNEAMKTLIEGVEMTERTLLKSFEQNGIEKMEPLGEKLDPNKHQAVFEMPSAEHPEGHVAQVMQAGYVLKGRLLRPAMVGVAKGAAPDTSAEPGSNVDTSA
- the cobB gene encoding Sir2 family NAD+-dependent deacetylase — encoded protein: MSISSTLIEILRNEAAPIVILTGAGISRESGLHTFRDPDGIWARYDISEVATPEAFIANPELVQSFYNDRRQILHDASVIPNAAHQALVRLEQEWPGEVLLVTQNIDDLHGRAGSKNLIHMHGELLKVRCNHCDAISPWQDDLGAGDTCPACGKTGGLRPHVVWFGEMPLEMERIYQALENCGLFISIGTSGNVYPAAGFVEVAHHQAQAETLEINLEPSDGASLFDHALYGPATKCVPEFVDQLLGRAKNRS
- a CDS encoding ArsR/SmtB family transcription factor codes for the protein MKEGPDIARVAALIGDPARANMLTALMSGRALTATELALEAGVTAQTASSHLAKLHEGGILAARKQGRHRYFTIGNPDIVDLLETLMGIAQRTGHNRVRTGPRDPALRKARICYDHLAGEMGVTLFEKLQQHQVVEFDDVGDIRLTRQGATFIEGFGLDLAEMRQLRRPLCRECLDWSMRRSHLAGALGAGLLQRMLDLGWARRLNDSRVIDFTPAGEKAFYDLFLALPSN
- a CDS encoding DMT family transporter, yielding MNLSRTAFIGELLLLGMLALLWGSSYIFIKIAVAEIPPLTLIALRVSIAAVFLTAIVFGQKQHFPRDAKIWAHLLVQAFFNSIGAWTILAWGQQYVDSGLASVLNSTSPVFLFFISLFLIHRDQINGLKLLGALTGLGGVILIVGPAALNGLGQHLMGQLAVLTGAFLYACSALYGKKFTAFAPSVTAAGTMIWAAIWLIPLCLVNDHPWALRPSLSAISAVIILSVFCTGVALMLYFRLVKTLGPMGVVSQSYLRAGIGVFLGIFILHETPGPRTLAGIAIALAGVVILNWPEKAKPTH
- a CDS encoding NIPSNAP family protein, with amino-acid sequence MLTCFIRYEIDPYKKDAFEEYARNWGQAIPRCGADLIGYFAPHEGTTTTAYGVYTLPNLAAYEAYRTRLMADPLGQENYRFAKKEQFIRREERQFYKLASGPHATRIEP